AATCCCACCCCCCGCATCGACGGCAGCGTCAGGCTTTGGGGTTAAACTTTCCACCAGATGTTTTCGAGCCGCTTTTTTATTATCAAAGGCCTGAGGAATTCGATGGTTTTTTCAAGTCCGTCGTCCTGACTCATGACGGGGTCTTCGTGTTCATAGCTCAAGACGTAGTCGTATCCGACCTCCGCAAATGCGGTGATCACGCGTTTCCACGGGACCTGACCCCACCCGGGAATCCTAAACCTAAAGCCTCTCGTAGGCCTGGTCCACGAACCGTGTGAAGTGACGCCTGAGATTCTCACGTTTTCTTCGACCAGTTCTCCGTCTTTCGCGTGCGAATGATA
This DNA window, taken from Aigarchaeota archaeon, encodes the following:
- a CDS encoding sugar phosphate isomerase/epimerase — translated: YHSHAKDGELVEENVRISGVTSHGSWTRPTRGFRFRIPGWGQVPWKRVITAFAEVGYDYVLSYEHEDPVMSQDDGLEKTIEFLRPLIIKKRLENIWWKV